The following proteins come from a genomic window of Sorghum bicolor cultivar BTx623 chromosome 3, Sorghum_bicolor_NCBIv3, whole genome shotgun sequence:
- the LOC8074954 gene encoding uncharacterized protein LOC8074954 has translation MSRFFRGAALTAAAAVAGLSSAFSQSLSSPLPLSASSSSSPSTPVGPVAVSGHVALVRAHPGLRELGAMLTPASFLVDATKAFLAAALRCPPIYPETLRQGREYLTAQILSAESEEGHAAVEQAAFLARTNMALLDALEGRLDDARDAIVRLAAERPGDTTLRLLAAALCRVLGRHEEGAQWLHLHGSAVPDLSRLDHKIGFAQTVLVATVGSAPRAVAGSEALVLTTTLGLLEMSMWSIFTHGDLPERLQVLAMMAFLRGVVARKLRRDDGPAPMQEATPN, from the coding sequence ATGTCGCGCTTCTTCCGCGGCGCCGCCCTCACCGCTGCCGCAGCGGTTGCGGGCCTGTCCTCTGCATTCTCGCAGAGCCTCTCTTCGCCCCTCCCGCTCTCggcttcttcctcctcttctcCGTCGACGCCCGTCGGTCCCGTCGCAGTCTCCGGTCACGTCGCCCTCGTCCGCGCGCACCCGGGTCTCCGCGAGCTCGGCGCCATGCTTACACCGGCCTCCTTCCTCGTCGACGCCACCAAGGCGTTCCTGGCGGCCGCACTGCGCTGTCCGCCTATCTACCCCGAGACGCTCCGCCAGGGCCGCGAATACCTCACCGCGCAGATCCTGTCCGCAGAGTCGGAGGAGGGACACGCGGCGGTGGAGCAGGCAGCCTTCTTGGCCCGGACCAACATGGCCCTCCTCGATGCGCTTGAAGGCCGCCTCGACGACGCGCGCGACGCCATCGTGCGCCTCGCCGCGGAGCGCCCAGGCGACACCACCTTGCgcctcctcgccgccgcgctCTGCCGCGTGCTAGGCCGCCACGAGGAGGGGGCCCAGTGGCTGCACCTGCACGGTTCCGCCGTGCCTGACCTCTCCCGCCTCGACCACAAGATTGGCTTCGCGCAGACCGTCCTTGTCGCCACGGTTGGCTCCGCGCCGCGCGCCGTGGCTGGCTCGGAGGCGCtggtcctcaccaccacgctTGGGCTGCTCGAGATGTCGATGTGGTCCATTTTCACGCACGGCGATCTGCCGGAGAGGCTCCAGGTGTTAGCGATGATGGCGTTCTTGCGGGGCGTCGTGGCGAGGAAGCTGCGCAGAGATGATGGACCAGCACCGATGCAGGAGGCCACCCCAAACTAG
- the LOC8074953 gene encoding 1-aminocyclopropane-1-carboxylate oxidase homolog 4, whose product MAAVDDFDDVDALALFDFHESRAGVRGLVESGVTTVPPPFLAPAAWNSSPAATEALVAPTVDLSLPRSQAVALVGAAARSCGLFQVTNHGVPPGTVESALSAVRAFNEQPLASRSAYYSVSTAGPAIYTTVPIPARNAGQPANAPLLPWRDTIVLRFGHGESHLDHLPAACLDALLEYHRSLTVLGKMIAGLLSEALGVGTEQLDRAVQVEATLMQCHYYPPCPQPERVVGSRVHTDGDLFTVVAQDGVGGLQVRLDGHGDTWVDVVPVTGALIVNIGDVLKVVSNDDYKSVEHRVVVKSTQEARVSIALFFNPGKCGDSDFFGPLAELVTQQRPARYRSLTWPELLRYRKQLGHARPSLDKFKVNLN is encoded by the exons ATGGCCGCAGTCGACGACTTCGACGATGTTGACGCGCTGGCCCTGTTCGACTTCCACGAGTCCCGTGCCGGCGTCCGCGGCCTCGTCGAGTCCGGCGTCACCACGGTGCCGCCGCCGTTCCTGGCGCCCGCCGCGTGGAACTCCTCGCCGGCGGCCACGGAGGCCCTGGTCGCGCCAACCGTCGACCTCTCCCTCCCGCGCTCCCAGGCCGTCGCGCTCGTTGGCGCCGCGGCGCGCTCGTGCGGCTTGTTCCAGGTCACAAACCACGGCGTCCCGCCCGGCACCGTCGAGTCGGCGCTCTCCGCGGTCAGGGCCTTCAACGAGCAGCCACTGGCGTCGCGCTCGGCGTACTACTCCGTCTCGACTGCCGGGCCCGCCATCTACACCACCGTGCCCATCCCGGCGCGGAACGCGGGGCAGCCTGCCAACGCGCCTCTCCTGCCATGGCGCGACACGATCGTTCTCCGCTTCGGCCACGGCGAATCCCACCTCGACCACCTCCCCGCGGCGTGCCTCGACGCGCTACTGGAGTACCACCGGTCGCTGACGGTGCTCGGGAAGATGATCGCCGGCCTGCTGTCGGAAGCGCTCGGCGTGGGGACTGAGCAGCTGGACAGGGCAGTGCAGGTTGAAGCCACCCTGATGCAGTGCCACTACTACCCGCCGTGCCCTCAACCGGAGCGGGTCGTCGGCAGCCGTGTCCACACCGACGGTGATTTGTTCACGGTGGTTGCGCAGGACGGTGTCGGCGGGCTGCAGGTGCGGCTCGACGGCCATGGAGATACCTGGGTGGACGTCGTGCCCGTCACCGGTGCACTTATTGTCAACATTGGCGACGTGCTAAAG GTGGTTTCCAATGATGACTACAAAAGCGTGGAGCACAGAGTGGTGGTCAAGTCCACACAAGAGGCTAGAGTCTCTATTGCCCTCTTCTTCAATCCTGGCAAGTGTGGCGACTCTGATTTCTTTGGTCCTCTAGCAGAGCTGGTGACACAACAAAGGCCTGCACGCTACCGGAGTTTAACATGGCCAGAGTTGCTTAGATATAGAAAACAGCTTGGCCATGCCAGGCCATCACTTGATAAATTCAAGGTAAATTTGAACTAA
- the LOC110433700 gene encoding uncharacterized protein LOC110433700 encodes MGACNWLGLLRDFKSAFVRVAQMDPSLRREMMRRQAAAMTIVMVSFVSTRLKRKSPEPDTEPDPLTPWIREENELHRQRTLALIYNSTDVECISMLRMRRAPFFALCDLLRHRQLVTDREGVSVEEQVAMFLHVLRTEVIRPPSTATPAKILGSPRWNPYLKDCIGAIDGTHVLARVPRNMQQAFRGRKKDPTQNVMVVVDFDLKFTYVLVGWEGSAHDALILSDAIERQDGFTMPQGKYYLVDAGYACKNGFLPPYRGVRYHLSEFGSNRPTNAQELFNLRHSSLRVTVERAIGALKNRFRILDNKPFHKYKTQVKLVIDCCIIHNWILGFGTDEHVPSEVGFTGTLPDSNESDSQEQDSALMAAKRDAICNAMWEGRGTHRV; translated from the exons ATGGATCCCTCTTTGCGCCGGGAAATGATGCGTAGGCAGGCTGCTGCTATGACTATTGTGATGGTGTCTTTTGTAAGCACTAGGCTTAAAAGGAAAAGTCCTGAACCTGATACTGAGCCTGACCCCTTAACCCCTTGGATTAGAGAGGAAAATGAGCTGCACAGGCAGAGAACACTGGCACTTATTTACAACTCCACTGATGTAGAGTGCATATCCATGCTTAGGATGAGAAGAGCACCTTTTTTTGCTCTCTGTGATTTGCTTAGGCACAGGCAGTTGGTGACAGATAGGGAGGGGGTGTCTGTTGAGGAGCAAGTAGCCATGTTCCTTCATGTG CTTAGGACTGAGGTCATTAGGCCACCTAGCACAGCCACTCCTGCCAAGATCCTTGGGAGTCCTAGATGGAATCCATATCTTAAG GACTGCATTGGTGCCATTGATGGCACCCATGTGCTTGCTAGAGTTCCTAGGAACATGCAGCAAGCTTTCAGGGGTAGGAAAAAGGACCCCACACAGAATGTCATGGTTGTTGTGGACTTTGATCTCAAGTTCACTTATGTATTAGTTGGCTGGGAAGGGTCTGCTCATGATGCACTTATTCTTTCCGATGCCATTGAGAGACAGGATGGGTTCACTATGCCCCAAG GTAAATATTACTTGGTGGATGCTGGGTATGCATGCAAAAATGGTTTCCTACCTCCATACAGGGGTGTCAGGTACCATTTGAGTGAGTTTGGGTCTAATAGGCCTACCAATGCCCAGGAGCTGTTCAATCTACGACACTCATCACTTAGAGTCACAGTGGAGAGGGCTATAGGTGCACTGAAGAATAGGTTCAGGATTCTTGATAACAAGCCATTTCACAAGTATAAGACCCAAGTAAAGCTTGTCATTGACTGTTGCATCATACACAACTGGATCTTGGGGTTTGGTACTGATGAGCATGTCCCTTCTGAGGTAGGCTTTACTGGTACTCTGCCTGACTCAAATGAATCTGATAGCCAAGAACAAGACTCTGCACTCATGGCCGCAAAGAGGGATGCAATCTGCAATGCTATGTGGGAGGGGAGGGGCACTCATAGAGTTTGA
- the LOC8075422 gene encoding uncharacterized protein LOC8075422: MSRFFRGAALTAAAVGGLPSALSWKLSSPIPLSTSPSSSPSAPVGPAAVTGHLALVRAHPALLELNAMLTPASFLLDATQALLASALRCPPIYPKALRHGREFFTAQILSAESDGHATAEQAASARANMAFLDAREGRLEDARDAFVRLAAERPGDTTLRLFAAAFCRVLGRHEEGVQWLHDSAVLDLSRLEHKTPFVLAVHVATIGSPPRAVAGSEELVLVTALGLLEMSMWSIFAHGDLPERLQVLALLAFLRGVVAKKLHRDDGPARMEGSQDATLN, translated from the coding sequence ATGTCGCGCTTCTTCCGCGGCGCCGCCCTCACCGCCGCAGCGGTCGGGGGCCTGCCCTCTGCACTCTCGTGGAAGCTGTCGTCGCCCATCCCACTCTCGACTTCGCCCTCCTCTTCTCCATCGGCGCCCGTAGGCCCCGCCGCGGTCACCGGCCACCTCGCCCTCGTCCGCGCGCACCCGGCTCTCCTCGAGCTCAACGCGATGCTTACACCGGCCTCCTTCCTCCTCGACGCCACCCAGGCGCTCCTCGCGAGCGCACTGCGCTGTCCGCCGATCTACCCAAAGGCGCTCCGCCACGGCCGCGAATTCTTCACCGCACAGATCCTGTCCGCGGAGTCGGATGGCCACGCGACGGCGGAGCAGGCGGCATCGGCCAGGGCTAACATGGCCTTCCTCGACGCGCGTGAAGGACGCCTCGAGGACGCGCGCGACGCCTTCGTTCGCCTCGCCGCGGAGCGCCCAGGCGACACCACCTTGCGCCTCTTCGCTGCCGCGTTCTGCCGCGTGCTGGGCCGCCACGAGGAGGGGGTCCAGTGGCTGCACGATTCCGCCGTGCTTGACCTCTCCCGCCTCGAGCACAAGACTCCGTTCGTGCTGGCCGTCCATGTCGCCACGATCGGTTCCCCGCCGCGCGCCGTGGCGGGCTCGGAGGAGCTGGTGTTGGTCACCGCGCTCGGGCTGCTCGAGATGTCGATGTGGTCCATTTTCGCGCACGGCGATCTGCCGGAGAGGCTGCAGGTGTTAGCGTTGTTGGCATTCTTGCGGGGTGTCGTGGCGAAGAAGCTACACAGAGATGATGGACCTGCACGGATGGAGGGATCTCAGGACGCCACCCTAAACTAG